A single genomic interval of Astyanax mexicanus isolate ESR-SI-001 chromosome 4, AstMex3_surface, whole genome shotgun sequence harbors:
- the LOC125801425 gene encoding zinc finger protein 239-like, giving the protein MKPSPDMEKHQHSVKSFTKQSNLKKHQRIHTGEKLYHCSDCGKSFTKQSNLKNHQRIHTGEKPYCCSDCGKRFTAKSNLKIHQRIHTGEKPYHCSDCGKSFNKQNAVKLHQRIHTGEKPYHCSDCGKSFNHQSSLKIHQRIHTGEKPYHCSDCGKSFTLQSTLNNHQRIHTGEKPYYCSDCGKSFTEQSALQKHQRIHTGEKPNYCTDCGKSFTLQSTLQIHQRIHTGEKPYYCSDCGKSFTQQSTLQIHQRIHTGEKPYHCSDCWKSFAQQSNLRKHQCIHTGEKTPSQIS; this is encoded by the coding sequence atgaagccaagtcccgacatggagaaacatcagcactctgtcaagagttttactaaacagagtaatctcaaaaaacaccagcgcattcacacaggagagaaactgtatcactgctcagactgtgggaagagttttactaaacagagtaatctcaaaaaccaccagcgcattcacacaggagagaaaccatattgctgctcagactgtgggaagagatttactgcaaagagtaatctcaaaattcaccagcgcattcacacaggagagaaaccgtatcactgctcagactgtggaaagagttttaataaacagaatgctgtcaaactgcatcagcgcattcacacaggagagaaaccatatcactgctcagactgtgggaagagttttaatcatcagagtagtctcaaaatacatcagcgcattcacacaggagagaaaccgtatcactgctcagactgtgggaagagttttactttacagagtactctcaataatcaccagcgcattcacacaggagagaaaccgtattactgctcagactgtgggaagagttttactgaacagagtgctctccaaaaacaccagcgcattcacacaggagagaaaccgaattactgcacagactgtgggaagagttttactctacagagtactctccaaatacaccagcgcattcacactggagagaaaccgtattactgctcagactgtgggaagagttttactcaacagagtactctccaaatacaccagcgcattcacacaggagagaaaccgtatcactgctcagactgttggaagagttttgctcaacagagtaatcttcgaaaacaccagtgcattcacacaggagagaaaactccatCTCAAATCAGTTAg